In Candidatus Kaistella beijingensis, a genomic segment contains:
- the lpxK gene encoding tetraacyldisaccharide 4'-kinase, whose translation MKRWYLYPFSLVYHLVTGIRNLFYNLGIFKSTQFKTPIINVGNLSVGGSGKSPMVMYLADLLSKHYRTGVLSRGYGRLTKGYGITNYDSNYKTVGDEAMQLFERFKNRFVIGVSEERVPGAKKIIDDMDLDVLILDDAYQHRAINPGFNILMTDYNDPYFKDFLLPAGDLREGRRGSKRAQIVMVSKCPDDLTEEKKQYYISRIKPQHNQKVFFSSIGYDENIYAHDKFLPDNNLSYYDILLITGIANPKPLLNHLSRFSQRVKHLKFKDHHNFSDQDIKNILAEYKKLGEYKLILTTEKDYVRLKTFDYLRDLVYYWPINVNIDKKEEFNQIILDYVRKN comes from the coding sequence ATGAAAAGATGGTATCTCTACCCTTTTTCCCTTGTTTATCATTTGGTAACGGGCATCCGTAACTTGTTTTATAACCTGGGAATTTTTAAATCAACTCAATTTAAAACTCCGATCATCAACGTCGGAAATCTTTCTGTTGGCGGAAGCGGTAAATCACCGATGGTGATGTATTTGGCGGATCTTTTGTCGAAACATTACAGAACGGGCGTACTTTCAAGAGGGTACGGAAGATTGACCAAAGGTTACGGAATTACCAATTACGACAGCAATTACAAAACAGTTGGAGATGAAGCAATGCAGTTGTTTGAAAGATTCAAAAATCGTTTCGTGATCGGTGTTTCGGAAGAACGAGTTCCCGGTGCGAAAAAGATTATCGACGATATGGATTTGGATGTCTTGATTTTGGATGACGCCTATCAACACAGAGCCATCAATCCCGGATTCAATATTTTGATGACGGATTACAACGACCCTTATTTTAAAGATTTTTTACTTCCTGCAGGTGATTTACGGGAAGGAAGAAGAGGTTCAAAAAGAGCGCAAATTGTGATGGTTTCAAAATGTCCCGATGATTTGACGGAAGAAAAAAAGCAATACTATATTTCGAGAATTAAACCTCAACACAACCAAAAAGTGTTTTTTTCAAGCATCGGTTATGACGAAAACATTTATGCACACGACAAATTTTTGCCGGATAACAATTTAAGTTATTACGACATTCTTTTAATCACCGGAATCGCAAATCCGAAACCACTTCTCAATCATTTGTCAAGATTTTCGCAAAGAGTTAAGCATTTAAAATTTAAGGATCATCACAATTTCAGCGATCAGGACATCAAGAATATTTTGGCTGAATATAAAAAACTTGGGGAGTACAAATTGATTTTAACCACTGAAAAAGATTACGTTCGTTTAAAGACATTTGATTATCTTCGAGACCTTGTTTATTATTGGCCAATCAATGTAAACATCGACAAAAAAGAAGAATTCAACCAAATCATTTTAGATTATGTTAGAAAAAATTAA
- a CDS encoding D-alanine--D-alanine ligase produces the protein MSKKNVAVVMGGYSDEYKVSLKSGQLIYDSLDRDLYNVYKVVILKDEWYFLDDREQKSPINKADFSVNLDSGFTVKFDVCFNIIHGKPGENGELQAYWDTIGQKYTGCDFYQSALTFNKKDTLAVLSKYGIPSAKSIYLRNGQEINEDKIVAELGLPLFVKPNQSGSSLGISKVKEQSELKKALDFAFAEDDEILIESFLNGMEVSVGVVDFAGETIVLGITEIVPHKEFFDYEAKYEGASEEITPARIDDETRIKVEEIAKRAYDSLGMSGFSRSEYIIMNGTPYMLEMNTNPGFSPASILPQQAKHYGISIQDLCGNEVEKALAK, from the coding sequence ATGAGCAAGAAAAATGTAGCCGTTGTAATGGGCGGTTATTCCGATGAATACAAAGTTTCTCTGAAAAGCGGACAATTAATTTACGATTCCCTCGACCGCGATTTGTACAATGTGTATAAAGTGGTGATTCTGAAGGATGAATGGTATTTTTTGGATGACCGCGAACAGAAAAGTCCGATCAACAAAGCGGATTTTTCGGTGAATTTAGATAGCGGTTTTACAGTGAAATTCGATGTGTGTTTTAACATCATCCACGGAAAACCGGGTGAAAATGGTGAACTTCAGGCGTATTGGGACACCATCGGACAAAAATATACTGGTTGCGATTTCTATCAAAGCGCATTGACTTTTAATAAAAAAGACACGCTCGCTGTTCTTTCGAAATACGGAATACCTTCTGCGAAAAGCATTTACTTGAGAAACGGACAAGAAATTAATGAAGATAAAATAGTAGCAGAACTCGGATTGCCACTTTTTGTAAAGCCCAATCAGAGCGGTTCATCATTAGGAATTTCCAAAGTGAAGGAACAATCCGAACTCAAAAAAGCATTGGATTTTGCTTTTGCAGAGGATGATGAAATTTTAATTGAAAGTTTCCTCAACGGAATGGAGGTTTCGGTCGGAGTTGTGGATTTTGCCGGAGAAACCATTGTTCTGGGAATAACTGAAATTGTTCCCCACAAAGAATTTTTCGATTACGAAGCAAAATATGAAGGCGCTTCCGAAGAAATTACGCCGGCAAGAATCGATGACGAAACCCGAATTAAAGTCGAGGAAATTGCAAAAAGAGCTTATGATTCTTTGGGAATGAGCGGTTTTTCAAGAAGTGAATACATCATCATGAACGGAACTCCCTACATGCTCGAAATGAATACCAATCCGGGATTTTCACCCGCCTCAATTCTTCCTCAACAGGCAAAACATTACGGAATTTCTATCCAAGATCTTTGCGGAAATGAGGTTGAAAAGGCTTTAGCAAAATAA